From the Lolium rigidum isolate FL_2022 chromosome 2, APGP_CSIRO_Lrig_0.1, whole genome shotgun sequence genome, one window contains:
- the LOC124691266 gene encoding chlorophyll a-b binding protein 8, chloroplastic-like: protein MAAQGLLSGRPVQSSISRSSSSRKSSFIVRASSSPPAKQGNRQLWFASKQSLTYLDGTLPGDFGFDPLGLSDPEGTGGFIEPRWLAYGEIFNGRTAMMGVVGMIAPEALGKVGLVPSETAIPWFQAGAIPPAGTYQYWADPYTLFVFEMALIGFAEHRRLQDWYNPGSMGKQYFLGLEKYLGGSGDPAYPGGPIFNPLGFGTKSEKEMKELKLKEIKNGRLAMLAFLGMSLQAIFTGVGPFQNLLDHLSDPVNNNILTSLKFH, encoded by the exons ATGGCGGCTCAGGGTCTTCTGTCCGGGAGGCCAGTGCAGTCCTCCATCTCCAGGTCGTCTTCCTCCCGGAAGTCCTCCTTCATCGTCAGGGCATCGTCCTCTCCCCCTGCCAAG CAAGGTAACAGGCAGCTGTGGTTCGCGTCCAAGCAGTCCCTCACCTACCTTGACGGCAC TCTGCCAGGTGACTTTGGCTTCGACCCCTTGGGTCTGTCTGACCCAGAGGGCACCGGCGGCTTCATCGAGCCCAGGTGGCTGGCCTACGGCGAGATCTTCAACGGCCGGACGGCGATGATGGGGGTGGTGGGCATGATCGCCCCGGAGGCCCTGGGCAAGGTGGGTCTTGTCCCCTCGGAGACAGCCATCCCGTGGTTCCAGGCAGGCGCGATCCCGCCGGCGGGCACCTACCAGTACTGGGCCGACCCCTACACGCTATTCGTGTTCGAGATGGCGCTGATCGGGTTCGCCGAGCACCGGCGGCTCCAGGACTGGTACAACCCGGGATCCATGGGTAAGCAGTACTTCCTGGGCCTCGAGAAGTACCTCGGCGGCTCCGGTGACCCCGCCTACCCCGGCGGCCCCATCTTCAACCCGCTCGGGTTCGGCACCAAGAGCGAGAAGGAGATGAAGGAGCTCAAGCTCAAGGAGATCAAGAACGGCCGCCTCGCCATGCTCGCCTTCCTAGGCATGTCCCTCCAGGCCATCTTCACCGGCGTCGGCCCCTTCCAgaacctcctcgaccacctctccGACCCCGTCAACAACAACATCCTCACCAGCCTCAAGTTCCACTAG